Part of the Halalkalibacter krulwichiae genome is shown below.
ACGTGGGATCACGCGCGTGAAGGAGTTACAAGAAGCGAATATTAATGTATGTTTCGGACACGATGATATTTTTGATCCTTGGTATCCGCTTGGAACAGGCAACATGCTGCAAGTGTTACACATGGGCATCCATGTTTGTCAGCTGTTAGGGTATGATCAAATCGTTAATTCAATTGACCTTATTACGAAAAACAGTGCAAAGACTTTACACATCGAAGACGAGTATGGCATTGAAGTTGGCAAAGTCGCGAATTTCATTGTTCTCAACGCATCAGATGAATATGATGCAATTCGCCGTCAGACTTCTGTCCGTTATTCGATTCGAAACGGAAAAATTATTTCTGAAACAAAGCCAAGTGAGACAGTTGTTGAATTGAGTAATGGAGAAAAAGAATTAATTACATTTAAATAATAAGCAAAGAAAAGAGGTTCGCCAAACGGTCGAACCTCTTTTCCTTTATCTAGTCGGCAAGTTGAATGCCTCTTTGTGCTGCTACGGAAATGATCATGCCAAGTTCGTAAAAAGTGTTTTTCTTCAGATTTCCTTTTTTTATTGTGTTCATCAGAGATTGATAGAAGTGAATGAGAAGCTCTGGTGGTAATTTTTTATATAGATTCATAGTAACACCTCGTTTTTTTACTACTTATCTTTATTGAACCAAATACAACTTCCAATTTCTGTGATTGATGTCACAGTTTAACAGGTTGTGCTATAACTGATACTTCTTTAAGCGTTTGTAAAACGTGCTTCTTGGAACACCAAGAAATTTTGCGGCTAAGCCTACATTGCCGTTTGTTTTCTTGAGGGCTTCGGTCATCATTTCTTTTTGAACTTGTTCTCGGGCCGTAAGTGTCGGTTTTGGAATGGGAGTGGTGGCGTGTGTCTCTTTTTCTGTTGATGAATTTCTGAGACCAAGTTGGTTGATCCATATTTGAATGTTTCCTTTATTTATAGGTTCACTTTCTGAGAGGATCTTAAATCTTTCTAAGACATTATATAGTTCACGAATGTTTCCCGGCCAATCGTATTCGCTCAGGTGGTTAAAAAATTCTGTAGGTAACTGGATATCCCAATCATTTTCCACGCAAAAATACCGAACAAGATAAGGGATGTCTTCTTTTCTCTGTCTTAGAGGAGGGATGTTAATTGGGTATACATGCAATCGATAGAATAAATCTTCTCGGAACAATCCGTCTGTCGTTAGTGTTTGTAAGTCTTTATGAGTGGCTGTGATGATGCGAATATCTATAGGAACTTCTTTCTGACTGCCAATAGGATTGATCGTTCGTTCTTGGATTACTCGAAGCAATGCAACTTGCATCGCCGGGGTAATTTCTCCAATTTCATCGAGAAAGATCGTTCCTTTATGTGCTAACTCAAACTTTCCCTTCTTCCCGCTTCGTAATGCTCCTGTAAACGCTCCTTCTTCATAGCCGAATAATTCACTTTCCATTAAATCTTTTGGGATGGCACCGCAATTCACAGCAATGAAAGGTCCATCTTTCCGTGTGCTGTTCTCATGGATCGTTCGAGCAATCACTTCTTTGCCTGTTCCTGTCTCCCCGTGTATGGAAACATTTGCATTCGTTGGTGCGACTCTCTGTAATTCTTGTAACAATTGTTGAAACGATTGACTGATCCCTTTTTCTCCTCTGAATGTAAATGTATTGGTAGGGATAAAAAAGGTGTCTTTCTTCTGTTCTGTAAAATATGTAGCGTGCCCGATCAAAGTACCGTTTCGTTTTGAGTATATGGGGATTACTGATTGAATGTGTAGGTTGTAGGTTAAAAATTCTTCTTTATGTTTTCCGAACCAATTTGAAATTTTATCACGAATAGGCTTGCTTGCTGTAACAACTTTTTCACGGATGTTCGTAATGAGAAGCAGTTGATTGTTGTCTGTTAAGTCCATTGTTTGTTGAATTAAGTCCATTTCCTCGCGGTGTTGGAGAATGCTTGCTTCACGTTCAATGGCATGGGCAGCTGTTACTGCCATTCCTAACATGTACGGGTGTGTCTTCTCAATTGGACAGGAGAAATCGATAATACCTAATACTTGACCGTCATCTCGGAAAATAGGGGAAGCTGCACAGCTCCAACGGTGGGAAGCGACAGCGAAATGTTCTGCTCCATTAATCATCATTGCCTCTTTTGCTTGTAAGGCTGTACCGATTGCATTTGTCCCAGCATGTGCTTCTGTCCAACGAACGCCCTCGATAAAATTGATTTTACGAGCTTCTTTCATTATCTCTTTATTTCCAGACATTGATAACACATAGCCATTAGGGTCCGTGATTAAGGCAATCATTCCTAGTTCTTGAATGGAAGAGTCCATTTTCGTTAACTGAGGTTTCGCGGCTTCTAACAATAACGTGTTCCTTTTTCGTTGGGTAATCAAGTCATCGAGTAAGAGAAATTCTTTCACTCGGTTGATAAAGGGGTCAACATTTAAATGTTTGCATCTGTGCCATGATTCAAGAATACGTTTATTTACTCTACTAGAGTCTAGTGTTCCGTCTTTGACAAACCGTCTCCATAAATCGATAGAAATGGATGTGTCGATCATGTTCCCCTCCATTGAAAATAGAATGGTATTTTACCTGTGAAACAACATGTATGAATAGTGTTTAAGGTGAGAGATTTTGTTGGAAGTGTCTTTGTACATACAAATAGTGGAATTTTCCTCTATTGTAAGCGATTACCCATGAAAATTCAATAGTCTTTATGACCCCTATAAAAGGGAGACAAAACGAGACAAAAGAGACAAAGTGAGACGAATGTCTCTTGTTGTCTCCTTTTTCGAAATAGATAAGTCGATCAGTAGTGGATTTATCGGCCTTTCTTGAGTTGGCACACCTCTTGCATTTGAACAAGTGAAGACAAAAGGTTGTCTCATTAAAGGGGAGGGTGTTCCGATGAAATCGACAAAAGAACAAGCAGTAACGCTTTCGAAAGAAAAAGCAATTTGGATGTATCAAAAGATGGTAGAAATCCGTAAGTTTGAGGATAAGCTGCACGAGATATTTGCAACTGGAGCCATTCCTGGCTTTGTTCATTTGTATGCGGGGAGGAAGCAATCGCCGTTGGAATTTGTGCTCATTTAGATGATCAAGACAGCATTACGAGTACCCATCGCGGCCATGGTCACTGCATTGCAAAAGGTTGTGATCTTGATGGAATGATGGCTGAAATCTTTGGGAAAATTACTGGACTTTGTAAAGGAAAAGGCGGTTCGATGCATATTGCAGATTTAGATAAAGGAATGCTTGGTGCAAATGGAATTGTCGGAGGAGGATACCCGTTAGCAGCTGGTGCCGCTCTTACAGCTAAATTAAAGAAAACAGGGGCAGTAAGTGCATGCTTCTTTGGTGATGGAGCCGGAAATCAAGGGACGTTCCATGAAGGGATTAACCTAGCTGCGATTTGGAAACTGCCAGCTATTTTTGTGGCCGAAAATAACGGATATGGTGAAGCAACGCCATTCACGTATGCATCTGGATGTGAGTCGATTGCTGATCGTGCGGTAGCGTACGGGATTCCGGGTGTAACCGTTGATGGAAAAGACGTAGTTGCGGTGTATCAAGCAGCTCAAGAAGCGGTTGAGCGGGCGCGACGGGGTGAGGGACCGACCCTTATTGAGTGTGTGACCTATCGTAATTACGGCCATTTTGAAGGAGATGCACAAAAGTATAAGAATTCAACGGATAAAGAGAAACATTTGAACGAAGATGATGCGATTGTGAAATTCAGACAGTACCTTTTGAGCAACCAGTTAGTAACGGAAAATGAATTAAATGAAATTGATGCTTATGTAGAAAAAGAGGTAGAAGATTCTGTTGCTTATGCCGAAAACAGTGCTTATCCAGAACCATCTGAACTGTTAACCGATGTCTATGTGTCCTATGAATCAAATGATAAGGGGGAGCAGCAATGAGTAGAAAAATCAATATGATGAGTGCGATTAATGAAGCAATGGTACTGGCAATGCGCAAAGATGAAAACGTTATCTTACTAGGGGAAGACGTTGCTGGAGGAGCTGCAGTTGATCACTTGCAAGATGATGAAGCGTGGGGTGGTGTATTAGGTGTTACAAAAGGATTGGTCCAAGAATTTGGGCGAGATCGCATATTAGACACTCCGATTTCGGAAGCTGGATATGTTGGTGCTGCTATGAGTGCCGCAGCTACTGGGATGCGTCCAATTGCCGAATTGATGTTTAATGATTTTATCGGAAGTTGTATGGATGCTTTTATCAATCAAGGGCCTAAGTTTAGATATATGTTCGGTGGGAAAGCGCAGGTTCCGCTTACAGTTCGCACGATGCATGGAGCGGGGCTTCGAGCGGCTGCTCAGCATTCTCAAAGCCTTTATGCTTTATTTACAGCGATTCCAGGGCTTAAAGTCATTGTTCCTTCAACTCCATACGATGCCAAAGGATTGTTGCTAGCGGCCATTGAAGACAACGACCCGGTCATTTTCTTTGAGGATAAGACCCTTTATAACATGTCTTATGATGAAGTACCAGAAGGGTATTACACGATTCCATTAGGAAAAGCAGATATTAAACGAACGGGTTCTGATCTCACGATTGTAGCAATCGGCAAGCAAGTTCACACTGCTCTAGCGGCAGCGGAACAGTTGGCGAAAAAGGGACTTGAAGTAGAAGTTGTCGATCCGCGCAGCTTATCACCGCTTGATGAAACGACCATTCTCTCATCGGTTGAGAAAACAAGCAGACTCATTGTGATTGATGAAGCAAACCCAAGATGCAGTATGGCAACAGATATTGCTGCACTAGTCGCAGACAAAGGGTTTGATTATTTAGATGCTCCGATAAAAAGGATTACGGCACCGCATACACCTGTACCATTTTCGCCGGTCCTTGAAGATCTTTATTTGCCAACACCTGAAAAAGTCATTACAGCTGTATCGGAACTTTTAGGAGATAAATCATTACTTCAAGTATAGAGGGAGAGGGGGTTAGTATTATGGCAACGAAAGTAATTATGCCAAAACTAGGATTATCAATGAAAGAAGGAACGGTATCTGTATGGAGTAAACAAGAAGGGGATCGAGTCAAAAAAGGAGATCCGATTGCAGATATTAACTCAGAGAAATTAGAAAAGGAAATTGAAGCGCCTGTAGATGGCACAATCATAAAAATTTCTGTTCCAGAGGGCATGGAGTCCCTCCTGGAGAGGTGATTTGTTACATTGGTGAGCCAGGTGAACAAATAGAAGATGAGACGGTTGCTCAAGCTTCGAAAAAAGAAATCGCATCAACAACAGAAGCTGTTCCGCAATCAAAGAAAACATCGGTGAAAACACGTATAAAAATCTCTCCGGTTGCCAAGAAGATCGCTGAGAATCAAGGCATCGATGTCACAACGATTAAAGGAACAGGACCACAAGGAAGAATTACAAAGGAAGATATTGAAAGAGCAATTGAGTCAAAACCTGTTGAGGAAACGGTACCTGAAGTCAATCAACAAATTGAAGACATGGTAGAGAAAGTACCTGTCGCAGGAATGCGAAAGGTCATTGCTGATCGCATGCAAGCTAGTCTACAAAATGCTGCGCAATTAACGATTAATATGAAAGCAGACGTGACCTCCCTTCTCACTATTCAAAAGCAATTGTCAGAAGTGGCGCAAAACGAACACGATACAAAACTAACTGTAACAGATTTCATTTCACGCGCTGTTGTTCTTGCGCTACGTGAACATAAACAACTTAACAGTAAACGAATAAAGGATGAAATTCATCTCTATCAAAGCATCCATTTAGGAATGGCTGTTGCACTTGATAAAGGGTTAGTTGTTCCGGTTATACGGAATGCTCAAACTCTTACCCTTTTAGAATTAGCGAAAAAGGTGAAAGAACTTGCTGCACGCTCACGAGAAGGATCATTAACAACAGACGAAATGTCAGGTTCAACCTTTACGATCACCAACCTTGGGGCGCTAGGAGTGGAACATTTTACTCCTATTTTAAATACGGGTGAGAGTGGAATTCTTGGAGTTGGTGCTGTCGAAGAAGTTGCTAAATTTATTGGTGATGACGTCGAGAAACGCCAAATTGTACCACTAAGTTTAACATTTGATCATCAAGTTCTTGATGGCACTCCCGCTGCAGAGTTTCTTCGCTCAATTACACGCTATTTAGAAGAGCCGACTAGAATGCTTTTATAAAGGAAAGAAGGTGTTCATTCAATGTCAACTGTCGCCATTATTGGGGGAGGACCAGCAGGCTACATTGCTGCCATTACAGCCGCTCAAAAAGGCCAAGAAGTCATCTTAATTGATCGAGGTCCTCTTGGCGGGACTTGCTTAAATGAAGGGTGCATGCCGACGAAAGCGTTATTGGAAAGTGCATCTATATATGAAAAAGTCCAGAGTGCCAATCATTATGGTGTGAAAATTCCTTTAGAAGGGGTGCAAATTGATTGGAGTGGGGTTCAGTCCCATAAACACTCAGTTGTGAAAAAGCTGGTGTCTGGGATTGACTATTTAATGAAGAAGAATAAGATTACCGTCAGAAAAGGCGAAGCGACCTTTCTCACAGAACATAAAATCTCCGTGAATGAGGAGGAGATCGAAGCTGATCATTATATC
Proteins encoded:
- a CDS encoding alpha-ketoacid dehydrogenase subunit beta — protein: MMSAINEAMVLAMRKDENVILLGEDVAGGAAVDHLQDDEAWGGVLGVTKGLVQEFGRDRILDTPISEAGYVGAAMSAAATGMRPIAELMFNDFIGSCMDAFINQGPKFRYMFGGKAQVPLTVRTMHGAGLRAAAQHSQSLYALFTAIPGLKVIVPSTPYDAKGLLLAAIEDNDPVIFFEDKTLYNMSYDEVPEGYYTIPLGKADIKRTGSDLTIVAIGKQVHTALAAAEQLAKKGLEVEVVDPRSLSPLDETTILSSVEKTSRLIVIDEANPRCSMATDIAALVADKGFDYLDAPIKRITAPHTPVPFSPVLEDLYLPTPEKVITAVSELLGDKSLLQV
- a CDS encoding sigma-54-dependent Fis family transcriptional regulator → MIDTSISIDLWRRFVKDGTLDSSRVNKRILESWHRCKHLNVDPFINRVKEFLLLDDLITQRKRNTLLLEAAKPQLTKMDSSIQELGMIALITDPNGYVLSMSGNKEIMKEARKINFIEGVRWTEAHAGTNAIGTALQAKEAMMINGAEHFAVASHRWSCAASPIFRDDGQVLGIIDFSCPIEKTHPYMLGMAVTAAHAIEREASILQHREEMDLIQQTMDLTDNNQLLLITNIREKVVTASKPIRDKISNWFGKHKEEFLTYNLHIQSVIPIYSKRNGTLIGHATYFTEQKKDTFFIPTNTFTFRGEKGISQSFQQLLQELQRVAPTNANVSIHGETGTGKEVIARTIHENSTRKDGPFIAVNCGAIPKDLMESELFGYEEGAFTGALRSGKKGKFELAHKGTIFLDEIGEITPAMQVALLRVIQERTINPIGSQKEVPIDIRIITATHKDLQTLTTDGLFREDLFYRLHVYPINIPPLRQRKEDIPYLVRYFCVENDWDIQLPTEFFNHLSEYDWPGNIRELYNVLERFKILSESEPINKGNIQIWINQLGLRNSSTEKETHATTPIPKPTLTAREQVQKEMMTEALKKTNGNVGLAAKFLGVPRSTFYKRLKKYQL